The region CAGTCTGCAAACTTCGGAATTCAACCTGAACGATGTATTGCAACAAGTAATGCGTGTGGCTAGTGTGAAAGCAAATGCCAAAAAAATACAACTCAACAAATCTGTCGACACACGTTTGCCGCTCATGCTCAAAGGTGATGCAGTAAGGCTAAACCAAATACTGATTAACTTGGTAGACAATGCCCTCAAATTTACTGAAAGTGGATCGGTAGAAGTGAAACTCACCGCAAAATCGCTCGATTTACAAAACTCAAAACTGATTTTGCATATAGAAGTTGTTGATACTGGAATTGGTATACCCCGCGAAAAATTCAATATCATATTCGAGAGCTTCCGCCAAATAAAAGACGAGCATAACCGTCAATATGGAGGAACAGGTTTGGGGCTTGCCATCACCAATAAATTGGTAGAACTTATGAAAGGCCGTATCTGGCTTGAAAGTGAGGTAGACCGTGGTACTGTATTTTTTGTGGAACTGCCATTCGAAATTTCGGAAAACTATATGAATGTGGCCCAATTTGTTCAGTCGCCGGTGAAAATGAGCCCTGTGATGGCCAACGCCACAAACAATAAAAATTTTGCGGGCAAGCACTTCTTGGTAGTAGAAGATAACCTCATCAACCAAATATTGATGAAAGAAATTTTGAAAAAATGGAATGCCACTTTTGAAGTTGCTTCCAATGGTGTAGAATGCCTAAAATACATGGAACAAAAAGAATATGATGCCGTATTGATGGATTTGCAAATGCCCATCATGGACGGTTATGAGGCTACCCAAAAGATAAGACAAAGCCAAACTTTTAAAAACCCTCAAATCCCTATCATAGCTATATCTGCAGATGCCTATGAAGCTACAAAAGTAAAGGCAATAGAAACAGGAATGAACGACTATATATCAAAACCTTTCAGTAACGACGGGCTATATAATATCATCAATAAATGGATAGGCCGCAAAGCAGCGTAAAACTCAACTTATACCCTACTTTTTTTATTTTTTTAATACCGATAGTTGTATTACTTGCCTACATTTTAGCGTATAGCAATGAAACTGTTTTTCTATATGTGAACAACAATTTTCACTCCACTTTTTTCGATGCACTGATGCCATATATAACTATGTTGGGCGAATGGGTTACTATCATACCTATTATCATCATCTTTGCCTTTATCAATTATAAAAGAGCATTGGGAGTTGCTTTTTCAGGCATCTTATCATTTTTGGTGGTGCAAGGATTAAAAGAATTTGTATTCGACCAAGTGGCCAGACCTGCTGGAGTTTTTGCCAATGATTTATCGGTGCTGCATATTGTAGAAAATACCGATTTGCATTCCAGTTATTCATTTCCTTCGGGGCATTCGGCAGGGGCATTTATTTGGTGCCTATCATTGGCGTTTTACTTTCGCAAGCTCTATATAACTGTCGGCTTGTTGATGCTGGCATGTTTAACTGGTTGGTCTCGAATTTATCTTGCCCAGCACTTCCCGTTGGATGTGGCAATTGGTGGTATTATTGGCATTGCATCATCATTCTTAATTGAACTTTGGATTTCAAAAACAAAGAAATTCCAAGGCGAGTCAAAATTTATGACACTTTTTCGCAAAAAATAATTAGCTGAAAAACAACACAGTATCTTAACATTTGAAATTATCAAAATCAACTCATATTGCATAGTACCATACTAAGCATACATTTGTCAACGCAAAAAATATAGAAATCGTATGGATGATTACAACCAAGACAGGAACATTGTATTTTCGAGAAAGGTAAAAGCTGGTAAAAGAACTTACTTCTTTGATGTGAAAACCACCAAAGGCAATGACTATTATATAAATATTACCGAAAGCAAAAAGAATTTTGACGGTGGCTTTATGAAAACCAAAGTGTTTTTATATAAAGAAGACTTTAATAAATTTATGGATGGCTTGCAAGAAACAGTTTCTTATGTAAAAAATGAACTGATGCCCGATTATAATTTTGATGAGTACCAAAGACCCGAATACACAGCCCCACCAGCCTCTGACGAGGAAAATAACCAAAGCTAATCCACCAATTGTATATAAAAAGAATGCGGCTCAACAGGGTCGCATTTTTTTTGCACCATTTTTTTGATTAGGTTTGCAACATTACATGACCGCATACGATATTCAGGCCGCAAATTACAACGATGACATTAGCCATCTGTTGGACTTATATATAAAATTGGCCGATCGTGAAATGGCTTATGCACTTTACGACCCCAAATTTTCATCATTCATCGCGTTGAAATCGTTCCCGCTCTCCAATCCCGATGACCTGCGAGACATTGTAAACCACGAATTCACAAAGACGTATAGGAACTCACGCATTATCATAGAAAACAACCAGCAGGCCCTGTTCCCCGAAAACTTGTTTGACCGTAGCAAGGCCAAAGATATTTTTTCTTTCACTACACCCTATAATGCAAACGAAGAAACATTATATACTGACCACATTAAAACAAGTGGGATGTTGAATGTTTTCAAAATATCGAATTTACTTAAAGATATTATTAACCTATATTTTCCACAGGCAAAAATTACCCATTACGCAACGGCACTGTTATCAGGTCTATTGGTGAATAGTGAAAATGAAACTGAGTTTACTGCCCATATCAATCCCGATTTTTTTCATATCGTTATTACCAAAAACAACAAACTCATTTTTTGTAATTCATTCGAATATGAAACCATCGAAGATATATTATATTATATCCTTGCCAGTTACGAACATTTTGAATTATCGCCCAAAACCCAACCTTTGAAATTATATGGTTCCATCAGTCGTTTCGATGAACTGAAAGATTTATTGAATACTTATATCATGTTTACCGAACTAGGTGAACACCCAGCCAACTTTGCCTTCGACAAGGCTTTTGATGTTTTGCCCGAGCATTTATATTTCCCGCTTTTATCTTTGCCCTTGTGCGAATCATAAGTGGCAAATATCGTGGCCATGTGCTGAGGCCTCCTACAGGATTGCCTGTTAGACCCACTACTGACCGAGCCAAAGAAAGTTTGTTCAATATTTTGGAAAACAAATATTACTTAGATGAAATTAATGTTTTGGATTTGTTCAGCGGCACTGGAAATGTAGCTTTCGAATTTGCAAGTCGCGGTGCTACCGAGGTAATATGTGTTGACAAATACCCAAAATGCTGTAAGTATATATATAGTGAAGCTCAAAAAATGGGACTTGACCAAATACATACCATTACGGAAGATGTATTACACTTTATCAAAGACTGTCCCACGCAGTTTAGCATCATCTTTGCCGACCCGCCTTATGAAATGGCGAATCAGGAGACCATAATCGGCCTAATATTTGAAAAAGAATTACTCAAAGAAAATGGGATGTTGATATGGGAACACCATAAAAACCTCTCTTTCGAGAATCAGAAATATTATATTGAAACTAGAAAGTATGGTGATTCGGCTTTTAGTTTTTTTGAAAATAAGACAAATATATACTCAAAACACAATGCTAAATAGATTTGTCATGTCTCTCGATAGCTATCGGGCGAAGGAGATATCTTCTGCTTCCTATAGCGACGCACTAAGTTCCAACATTGTACCCCTCGGCGGCGGGCCTCGCCCACTTGGGATGACAAAAAATATCAGATGCTTATTCCTTTCTCAACTATATATGCTGAAATTAGCGATAAAGAAACTATATAATACCATAATGAATTTAATTCAAATAATATGTTACAAATCGAATCTCAAATTTCAGATTCTTTCATTCTTCTTATTATATAATATAGTCTGCTTTGCACAGACTGATTCTATAATTACTATATATCACAATGCCACGATATATACAGTAGATAGCCAGTTTACCAAGTGTGATGCGATGGCAGTATTAGAATATCCAACCACTGAGAAAAAAAATAAAATTCTGGCAACAGGTAAATTTGAAAATCTAAAGACTAAATATCCTTCTGCAAAATTAAATAATGTAAAAGGCAAATATATTTATCCCGGTTTTATTGATGCCCATTGTCATTTTTTTGGTTTGGGAGTGAGTATGCAAATAGTAGATTTGGTGGGTACAAAAACTTATGATGAAGTATTAGAACGCTGCAAAAAATATAATATTACTAACAAAGGCAATTACTTGATGGGTCGAGGTTGGGACCAGAATGATTGGCCGAAAAAAGAGTATCCTACCAACGAACAATTAAATATATTATTTCCTGATATTCCTGTAGTATTAAAACGTATTGATGGCCATGCAGCATTAGTGAATAATAAAGCCTTGATTCTTGCAGGAATTAAAAAAGGAACGAAAATTTCGGGTGGCGAAATTATATTAAAGGGTGGAAAACCAACTGGTGTTTTAATCGACAATGCCGTTGATTTGGTGATGAAAGTAATTCCAAGAATGAATGATACACAAATTCAACTTGCAGTAGAAAAAGCTGAAACTAAATGTTTATCTATGGGCCTGACCAGTGTGGTAGATGCGGGACTAGAAATGGATACCATATATAAAATTGCAAAATTTTTGAGCGATATCAATGTATACGCAATGCCCATGTTCACACCCGAGTTTATTGAAGCCCATGATGCGAGCAAAAATTTAAATTTTGACAAACTACATTTGGATGGCGTGAAAGTATATATAGATGGAGCATTGGGTAGTAGAGGAGCTTTGTTATTAAAATCTTATTCCGACAAAGCAAAAACTTATGGATTTCAGTTAACAAGCTATAAAGAACTACAAAGAGTATTTTTGTGGTGTGCCGAGAATGGATATCCGCTCAACGCTCACTGCATAGGCGATTCAGCCACACGTATATACTTTAGATTGATAGAAGAATTGAAACCCATACTGAGCAAAAACATATATAAATGGCGTATTGAACATGCACAAGTAGTTGATACCAATGATTTGAAAAAATTTAAAAAGTATGGTATTATACCTTCTGTGCAACCTACCCATGCCACCAGTGATATGTATTGGGCTGAAGAACGATTGGGTAAGCAACGTATAAAAACTGCATACGCTTACAAAGACCTTTTGAAAGCCGCAGGACTGGTTGCACTCGGCACCGATTTTCCAGTAGAAGATGTGAATCCATTATATACATTTACATCTGCAGTGTGGCGAATGGACAGCAACGAATTCCCCAAAGGTGGATTCCAAATGGAGAATGCCTTAACAAAAGAAGAAGCATTACGCGGCATAACCATTTGGGCAGCCTACAGTGTGAATGGTGAAAGATATACAGGCAGCTTAGAACCCAACAAACAAGCCGATTTCATTATCCTGGACACGGACTTGATGAATGCCACATTTAAGGAATGTAGGAAAGCGAAAGTAGTCGGGACTTATATAAGAGGGAAGATGGTTTATAGTATAAAGTAGCAAGCCCGCCTCGACGGGAAGTAAAAAGACAATATATAGAATGGCCTCTTTAATAAAATATAAAAACAAGGTGTATATAATATCACTAGCTACACTATTATATATAATCCCAAACACTATTTTCGCACAGCAAGCAAAATTCAAAGCCAGTTTGGGAATTAGTCTTTCACAGATTGATAATGACGGCATGAGCGGATACCACAAAAATGGGCTCACCGCAGGTCTCATGACACAATTCCCACTTAAAAAAGATATGCTATGGTCTATAGGAATGAAATATGTGAACAAGGGCAGTAAAAAGATATATGGAGAGTTTGGCCCCATTGGTGGAGATGGAAAATGGGAGAAAGCAAGTTTGCATTATGTTGATCTACCAATTATCTATACTTATATATTTAAGAAAAAAATCTATATAAGCACAGGCCCCGTAGTTGGAATTTTAGTGGGTGGAAATATAGAGTTTACGCCATTTACAAAATATGATGCACGTGATACTTTTAAAAAATTGGAACAAGCCTGGGTTTTATCCGTTGCTTATAATTTCACCAAGAATTGGTTAGTACAAGTTTCTACTGAAGCTAGTTTTATATCTACCGCCAAAGGTAACAACCACATACATCCTAGCAGATACTTTGGTTATGCAAACGATAATATACTCATCGAATTGGTGAAAATTATTGATAGCAAGTAGTATTATACTTTCTTCAATTCCAACTTCTCTCCATCAAACACAGCATAGGTGAAATGCGAAATCCAATCGCCCAAGTTTATATATCTTGCTCCGTTGCCCAAATCCAGTTCTAGCGGATGATGTCTGTGTCCATATATCATATAATCGTAATGGGTATGTTGCAATAACTCTTTGGAGTATATAATCAACCATTCCTTGTCTTCGCCCAAAAACACTTTGTCTTTATCAGCATTTACCCTGCGACTACTAGTACTGAAATAATTGGCCAATCGTATTCCCATATCAGGATGCAATTGCCTAAACAACCACTGACAAAAAGGATTTCTAAAAAGTTTTTTGATGAACTTATAACCGTGGTCACCTGGGCCTAAACCATCGCCATGGGCTATGAAAAATTTTTTGTTCCCGATTTGTTTTACCAACGGATTGTGATGCACTTCCATATTAAACTCCTTGATAAAATAATCCTTCATCCACACATCATGGTTGCCGCTAAAAATATATATCTTTATTCCCGCATCACTCATACGGGCAAGCTGACCTAAGAATCTTGTATAATACTTTGGAATGGCATGCTTGTATTCAAACCAAAAATCGAATAAATCTCCCACCAAATACAATTCTTTGGCATCAACTGAAATCTCCTCCAACCAAGCCACCAACTTACGTTCACGCAGCAAACTACTTTCGTAATCGGGCACTCCAAAATGAAAATCGGATGCGAAATAGTATTTGGTCTTTGTGGACAATGACTGGTTAAATTATTTGCAAAGATAAGGCGAAAGGAATAAGGGGTAAAGACCATTCCGCAGAAGCTACTTATCCCTTACTCCTTACTCCTGTTTCTCACCCCTAACTCACCCTGCCCCAATCCCCATTCTGCCTAGTGTATAATTCAAAATATTTGGAAGTATTAATATGCTCGGGCAATTGCAATAATGGATCTTTTAATAATAATTCCTGTGCTTGTTTGCGAGAAAGCTCTACCCATTTTTGGTCATGTATGATAGAAGCCAATTTCAAATCGAGCATGCCTGACTGGCGTGTTCCTTCCAAATCGCCAGGGCCACGCAGTTCCATATCTACTTCGGCTATCACAAATCCATCGGTGGTATCTACCATTGTTTTAAGGCGTTTGCGAGTATCGGCACCAAGTTTATCGCCTGTTACTAATATACAATAACTTTGGTCGGCACCGCGGCCCACACGGCCTCGCAACTGATGCATTTGAGCAAGACCAAAACGTTCGGCACTCATCAACATCATCACACTGGCATTGGGCACGTTCACGCCTACTTCTATTACCGTTGTTGCAACCAAAACATGTATATCACCTTTCACGAAATTGCTCATAACATTTTCTTTTTCTTTGGGTTTCATCTTGCCATGCACCATGCCCAATCTATATTCTGGCTCAGGAAAAATTTGTTTAAGCTCTTCATAGCCACCCATCAAATATTCAAAATCTAGTTTCTCCGATTCTTCAATTAAGGGATATACAATATATATTTGTCTACCTTCGGCAATTTGTGTTTTAATAAAACTATATACATCGCTCAAGCCACGCAGGTAGCGGTGCACGGTGCGAATAGGCTTTCGACCCAAAGGCAATTGATCGATAACAGATATATCCAAATCACCATATAAGGTCATGGCAAGTGTGCGTGGAATTGGTGTGGCGGTCATCACCAAAATATGCGGAGGTTCCTGATTCTTTTTCCAAAGTTTATATCTTTGTGCTACACCAAAACGATGCTGCTCATCTATTACCGCCAATCCCAAGTTTTTGAACTGTACTTTATCTTCAATTAATGCATGGGTCCCAATTAGTATATTAATTTCTCCATTCATCAAATTGTCGTCTATATCTTTTCGTTCACTTTTTGAAGTAGAACCTGTGAGCAATCTACAATTGAGGCCCGTACCAAAAAACATTTCGCTAATAGTTTTATAATGTTGTGTCGCTAAAATTTCTGTGGGAGCCATGAGGCAACATTGATAATTATTGTCGACCATCATCAACATACTAAGCAAAGCTACTATAGTTTTACCACTACCCACATCGCCTTGCAGCAAGCGGTTCATCTGTTTGCCCAAACCTAAATCGGTGCGAATTTCTTTTAATACTTTCTTCTGTGCATCTGTTAATTCGAAAGGCAATTTGGTATTATAGAAATTATTAAAATGCTCAGCAATTGTTGTAGCTATTATATTTGTTTTTTGCGAACTTACCTGCTGTTTATAATGCAGAATTTTTAGTTGCAAGAAAAACAATTCTTCAAATTTGAGCCTATCAACGGCGGCATTGGACATATCTATATTCTCGGGAAAATGTATATTTTTCAAAGCCATTTTCCTATTCACCAATTGCAGATTATCTAATAAATATTCAGGTAAATTTTCTTGTATATAATACTCGGGATGGTGCACCAAAGTATAACATATTTTGGCCAAGGCACGATTGTCGAAAGCACGGGCACGCATTTTATCAGTAATGGAATACACAGGCTGAATGCCCGTTTCAAACTTTTCTCTTTCGGGCAACGACAATTCGGGATGGGTGATTGATATAATATTTCTATATACGGAAGGTTTGCCAAAAGCTATATAGGTTTGTCCAGTTTTTACAAAATCGTCCAGCCATTTTAATCCTTGAAACCAAACCAATTCTACATGTCCGGTTCCATCGTTCAAAGTGGCCTTTGCACGCATGGTTTTGCCTGTTCCTTCTTTCTTATAGTTTTGCAAAACACCTTTTACTTGCACGTAAGGCATCTGATCATCGAGGTCGCGGATAGCCCAAATTTTTGAACGGTCGACATATCGAAAAGGGAAATGCATGAGCAAATCTCTGTAAGTGAAAATTTGTAATTCTTTCCTAAGCAGCTCAGCACGGGCAGGCCCCACGCCTTTGAGAAACTCGATAGGTGTTTGCAGAAAATTACGATAGGTATTGCTCATTAGGGGTGCGAATTTACAATTTGGAAGTTTATTATTGGTGTGAAACTTATAGGCGACTTTAGAAATCGGACTATAAAACAAAATCACTTGGCCAAGCTGCGATATAATAAATAATCTATCGCATGTGTTTCAAAAGCTTTAAGGGCATACTCATCAAAGGCCGTAGTAAATATAACAGCAGGCGGATTCTCGGTCAATTCCAACATTTCAAATCCATTTATTTTGGGCATTTGTATATCCAAAAATATAAGTTCTGGTTGTAATTGTTGTATAGCTTTCATTCCTTCAAAACCATCATTACATTCAGCTACCAATTCTATATCTGAATGATTTTGC is a window of Bacteroidota bacterium DNA encoding:
- a CDS encoding phosphatase PAP2 family protein, giving the protein MNNNFHSTFFDALMPYITMLGEWVTIIPIIIIFAFINYKRALGVAFSGILSFLVVQGLKEFVFDQVARPAGVFANDLSVLHIVENTDLHSSYSFPSGHSAGAFIWCLSLAFYFRKLYITVGLLMLACLTGWSRIYLAQHFPLDVAIGGIIGIASSFLIELWISKTKKFQGESKFMTLFRKK
- a CDS encoding DUF3276 family protein — its product is MDDYNQDRNIVFSRKVKAGKRTYFFDVKTTKGNDYYINITESKKNFDGGFMKTKVFLYKEDFNKFMDGLQETVSYVKNELMPDYNFDEYQRPEYTAPPASDEENNQS
- a CDS encoding DUF3822 family protein, with translation MTAYDIQAANYNDDISHLLDLYIKLADREMAYALYDPKFSSFIALKSFPLSNPDDLRDIVNHEFTKTYRNSRIIIENNQQALFPENLFDRSKAKDIFSFTTPYNANEETLYTDHIKTSGMLNVFKISNLLKDIINLYFPQAKITHYATALLSGLLVNSENETEFTAHINPDFFHIVITKNNKLIFCNSFEYETIEDILYYILASYEHFELSPKTQPLKLYGSISRFDELKDLLNTYIMFTELGEHPANFAFDKAFDVLPEHLYFPLLSLPLCES
- the rsmD gene encoding 16S rRNA (guanine(966)-N(2))-methyltransferase RsmD: MRIISGKYRGHVLRPPTGLPVRPTTDRAKESLFNILENKYYLDEINVLDLFSGTGNVAFEFASRGATEVICVDKYPKCCKYIYSEAQKMGLDQIHTITEDVLHFIKDCPTQFSIIFADPPYEMANQETIIGLIFEKELLKENGMLIWEHHKNLSFENQKYYIETRKYGDSAFSFFENKTNIYSKHNAK
- a CDS encoding amidohydrolase → MNLIQIICYKSNLKFQILSFFLLYNIVCFAQTDSIITIYHNATIYTVDSQFTKCDAMAVLEYPTTEKKNKILATGKFENLKTKYPSAKLNNVKGKYIYPGFIDAHCHFFGLGVSMQIVDLVGTKTYDEVLERCKKYNITNKGNYLMGRGWDQNDWPKKEYPTNEQLNILFPDIPVVLKRIDGHAALVNNKALILAGIKKGTKISGGEIILKGGKPTGVLIDNAVDLVMKVIPRMNDTQIQLAVEKAETKCLSMGLTSVVDAGLEMDTIYKIAKFLSDINVYAMPMFTPEFIEAHDASKNLNFDKLHLDGVKVYIDGALGSRGALLLKSYSDKAKTYGFQLTSYKELQRVFLWCAENGYPLNAHCIGDSATRIYFRLIEELKPILSKNIYKWRIEHAQVVDTNDLKKFKKYGIIPSVQPTHATSDMYWAEERLGKQRIKTAYAYKDLLKAAGLVALGTDFPVEDVNPLYTFTSAVWRMDSNEFPKGGFQMENALTKEEALRGITIWAAYSVNGERYTGSLEPNKQADFIILDTDLMNATFKECRKAKVVGTYIRGKMVYSIK
- a CDS encoding porin family protein, producing the protein MASLIKYKNKVYIISLATLLYIIPNTIFAQQAKFKASLGISLSQIDNDGMSGYHKNGLTAGLMTQFPLKKDMLWSIGMKYVNKGSKKIYGEFGPIGGDGKWEKASLHYVDLPIIYTYIFKKKIYISTGPVVGILVGGNIEFTPFTKYDARDTFKKLEQAWVLSVAYNFTKNWLVQVSTEASFISTAKGNNHIHPSRYFGYANDNILIELVKIIDSK
- a CDS encoding UDP-2,3-diacylglucosamine diphosphatase, translated to MSTKTKYYFASDFHFGVPDYESSLLRERKLVAWLEEISVDAKELYLVGDLFDFWFEYKHAIPKYYTRFLGQLARMSDAGIKIYIFSGNHDVWMKDYFIKEFNMEVHHNPLVKQIGNKKFFIAHGDGLGPGDHGYKFIKKLFRNPFCQWLFRQLHPDMGIRLANYFSTSSRRVNADKDKVFLGEDKEWLIIYSKELLQHTHYDYMIYGHRHHPLELDLGNGARYINLGDWISHFTYAVFDGEKLELKKV
- the recG gene encoding ATP-dependent DNA helicase RecG; this translates as MSNTYRNFLQTPIEFLKGVGPARAELLRKELQIFTYRDLLMHFPFRYVDRSKIWAIRDLDDQMPYVQVKGVLQNYKKEGTGKTMRAKATLNDGTGHVELVWFQGLKWLDDFVKTGQTYIAFGKPSVYRNIISITHPELSLPEREKFETGIQPVYSITDKMRARAFDNRALAKICYTLVHHPEYYIQENLPEYLLDNLQLVNRKMALKNIHFPENIDMSNAAVDRLKFEELFFLQLKILHYKQQVSSQKTNIIATTIAEHFNNFYNTKLPFELTDAQKKVLKEIRTDLGLGKQMNRLLQGDVGSGKTIVALLSMLMMVDNNYQCCLMAPTEILATQHYKTISEMFFGTGLNCRLLTGSTSKSERKDIDDNLMNGEINILIGTHALIEDKVQFKNLGLAVIDEQHRFGVAQRYKLWKKNQEPPHILVMTATPIPRTLAMTLYGDLDISVIDQLPLGRKPIRTVHRYLRGLSDVYSFIKTQIAEGRQIYIVYPLIEESEKLDFEYLMGGYEELKQIFPEPEYRLGMVHGKMKPKEKENVMSNFVKGDIHVLVATTVIEVGVNVPNASVMMLMSAERFGLAQMHQLRGRVGRGADQSYCILVTGDKLGADTRKRLKTMVDTTDGFVIAEVDMELRGPGDLEGTRQSGMLDLKLASIIHDQKWVELSRKQAQELLLKDPLLQLPEHINTSKYFELYTRQNGDWGRVS